TTCTGGTAATGTTCACTGGATCCGTGCTTGCTCGTGCACTTGCTCGGCCGATTGCAAGGCTGCAGCAGGGACTGGAAGAGGCTGCGCAGGGAAAATTTGAACGAGTACTGCCGGTGGAGTCACGCGACGAGGTCGGGGCACTGGTCAATACTTTTAATACGATGCAGGGGCAACTTTCAGATAGCAGGCAGAAGTTGGCCAGACAACAGCGCCAGTTAGCCTGGAGAGAGATGGCTCGCCAGATCGCCCACGAAATTAAAAATCCACTTACGCCGATGAAGCTGTCAATCCAGCATTTACAGCGCTCACTCGGAGACAAGGATCCCTCCCGGTTCAAAAAGCAGTTCCAGCGTACGACCGCTACGCTCATTGCACAGATTGACTCATTGGCCCATATTGCCAACGAATTTTCCTCTTTTGCCCGGTTACCCAGACGGAAAGTAGTAACATTGGACTTGCGCAAGGTGATGAGCGAAGCGCATGCTCTCATGCAGGCGGAGGCATCTGCTGCAGTGACGCTGGACTTACAACTTCCTGACATCCCACTGACCGTTCAAGGAGATCCGAACGAGTTGCGCCGCACCTATATCAACCTGGTCAAGAACGCATTGGAGGCAGTGAGTGGTCAGGATCAGAGAAGGGTACGTGTCACGGCCAAAGTGAAGGCAGATAAGATCATTACCGAAGTGATTGACAACGGCAGTGGGATCCCGCTGGAGGTGCAGGACCGGATCTACGAGCCCAGTTTCTCAACGAAAACAAGTGGGGCAGGGCTGGGGCTTGCCATCGCAAAGCAAGCGGTTGAGCTTTCTGGAGGGCAGATCAGCTTCACCACAGAACTGGGGCAGGGGACCACAATGCAGATTACTCTACCACTATATCCAGATGGAGCGTAGCAGGGCTCTTCTCAGGCAGTTTCACCAGAAAAGTCACGGAAACCAAAGTAGTGTAGAACATACTTGATTTTAGCAGCCTTGCCGGCTCCAAAACCTGGCATCGCCTTGATCCGCCGTTCAATTACTTCGATGGTTGCTCCATCGTTCCACAGACCTTCCGGCTTGCCATCATAGTTATCCACGAGGAAGCGTGCAACCTTCCGTGTCGTATCCGCCATCTTATTAGAGAAGCGGTGCACTGCGGGTGATTCTGCGAACGTTACTCGTAGTGCTTCCTCATTCATATCCGCAATGATAGCCAGGTCAAGATGCCCGAGGCGGTCATGTAGGCGCTTTGCTCCGGTAAAGGCAACTTCAGCACGTACACGCTGATCGAAGAGCAGACCCAGGATTGCTGCGGTAGGGCTTGCAGCAATGAAGGCATCTTCATCTTTATCTCCCGTGAGAGTTCCAGAGTCCACAAACCGTTCCAGCATTCGTCCCAATCCTCCGCCTACGGTGCTAAAGTCAATCGTTTGAAAGTGCATGTTGTTTTAGATATTGCTTTTTTTATGCCACGAGGTGCCACTTGGGCCGTCCTTAATTTCAATGTTCATCGCGAGTAGTTCATCACGAATTCTGTCAGCTGTAGAAAAGTCGCGCGCTTTTCGTGCAGCTGTACGTGCTTGGATCAGCTGTTCAATCACGTTTGTTTGTGGATCCGATGACAATTCTTGTTCGAGATTCTCGCTGGCTGCTGAGACCCCATTTTGGGCCGTACCCTGAAGCTCTGCAGTTTGAGGTACAATACCCAACAAGTCTGAAACCTCTTTCATGAACTGATAGCTTCGGGTGCCGAGTTCATTCTTGTGCTTTCGGATTGTACGCACGCCGTCTAACGCCTGAGCAATTGCAGCAGGCGTATTTAGATCGTCAAGTAATGCATTCAGAACGGCTTGGCGTCTGCTTTCAAGGCTTTCCGCAACGACAGCTGCATCTTTTGTGCCGCGGTCGTGTGCCTCTTTCACCATTTCAAAGGCTTCTTGAAACCGTTTTACATGTCGTTCGCTGTCCCGAAGTGTTGCAAAAGTGAAGTTAAAGGGCTTACGGTATTGTCCGCTGATCAGTGCGAGGCGCACTGCGAGCGGGGGAACACCACGCTCATGTACTAGGTTTTTGACAGTGAGAAAATTCCCAAGTCGCTTGGCCATTTTTTTCCCTTCTACCTGAAGGAAGCGCGTGTGCACCCAATGTCTGGAGAATGTACGTCCAGTCAATGCTTCTGCCTGGGCAATCTCGCATTCGTGATGCGGGAAAATCAGATCTTCTCCCCCGGTATGCAGGTCAATTTCATCTCCAAGGTAGGCCTGTGCCATGACTGAGCACTCGATATGCCATCCGGGGAATCCCCATCCCCATGGACTGTACCATTGCATCAGATGTTCTGCATCTTTTTTCCATAGTGCAAAATCGCGCGGATCTTTTTTTTCGGGATCTACGACCACATCACGTACCGCAAGTTCCAGTGCTTCTGCAGCCTTATTGCCGGAAAGTTTTCCGTAGTCCGGGAAGCTTTCAACTGAGAAGTACACACCGGATGATGTTTGGTACGCAGTTCCGCAGGATAAAAGTCTCTCGATAGTTTGGATCTGCTCCCGGATATGTTCGGTCGCCCGAGGCTGGACATCCGGCTCCAACAGATTCAGCGTCTGCCAGTCAGATTGAAGGGCAGACGAGTAGTGGCGGCTCAGGTCCCATACGTTTGCGAACCGGTTCCCCTCGGAGGATCGCAGTGCACGAGCCATCCGGTCTTCCCCGGAGGAGTCCATGGTGTCGTCATTGGTGAGATGCCCCACGTCGGTGATATTCGTGACATAGGTTGTCTTCCAGCCAAGTGCCCGAGCAGTTCGCAAAATAAGGTCTGCGGTCAGAAAAGACCGGAAGTTGCCGATATGTGCATAGGAATAGACTGTTGGGCCGCAGCTGTAGAAGCGTAAATGATCGGGTTCAATCAGAGACAGAGGCTCAACCTTGCCGGTAAGGGTGTTGAAAAGTCGGAATTCTCGGTTCATTAGGACACGCCGAAGGCACTGCTCTAACGTAATTGCGGCCTCTGTGTGCCACTCAGGGCCGCCTCA
The DNA window shown above is from Rhodothermaceae bacterium and carries:
- a CDS encoding cysteine--tRNA ligase — its product is MNREFRLFNTLTGKVEPLSLIEPDHLRFYSCGPTVYSYAHIGNFRSFLTADLILRTARALGWKTTYVTNITDVGHLTNDDTMDSSGEDRMARALRSSEGNRFANVWDLSRHYSSALQSDWQTLNLLEPDVQPRATEHIREQIQTIERLLSCGTAYQTSSGVYFSVESFPDYGKLSGNKAAEALELAVRDVVVDPEKKDPRDFALWKKDAEHLMQWYSPWGWGFPGWHIECSVMAQAYLGDEIDLHTGGEDLIFPHHECEIAQAEALTGRTFSRHWVHTRFLQVEGKKMAKRLGNFLTVKNLVHERGVPPLAVRLALISGQYRKPFNFTFATLRDSERHVKRFQEAFEMVKEAHDRGTKDAAVVAESLESRRQAVLNALLDDLNTPAAIAQALDGVRTIRKHKNELGTRSYQFMKEVSDLLGIVPQTAELQGTAQNGVSAASENLEQELSSDPQTNVIEQLIQARTAARKARDFSTADRIRDELLAMNIEIKDGPSGTSWHKKSNI